In the Ptychodera flava strain L36383 chromosome 23 unlocalized genomic scaffold, AS_Pfla_20210202 Scaffold_23__1_contigs__length_28996876_pilon, whole genome shotgun sequence genome, CAGAATGATATCCTACgaagatgagagagagagagagagagagagagagagagagagagagagagagagagagagagagagagagagagagagagagagaggtaaaaagaaaaagaaaaaatctgAGTAAGTCTTCGTCTTAATGTTCAAATTGACTATGAAACGTTTTTAGGTACATTAACTATGATTTTCGGGGTTGATATTAAATGATTTGACGAATGTCACACGTATTGAATTGAAGTTTACTGCCGGAGCAGCTAATCAACAACGAttgataaaaatcaaaatcataagtctatcttttcattattttcgcTCTCTTACATAGTTGTCACTCAATTGAGTATacatacaaatgacaatcacacctttatttctgtgttagacgaaaatttgttgaaaaagtagaacgattttcatcatcgaacggtgcattgatatttttgaataaCTGACATGCGGTTATATGAAGTTGTTTCCTTATAAGTTTATAAAATAGTGTTTCctttgtaaaacatgtaattttgtagTCTTTAAATCCCGAAGTTATCTTGTTGTAAATAGTTCGAAATCGCTTTCAATCAAATTATGACTCTGTGGCCCGTGACATCATCAGCAAGGTatcattgaatcctatggagtaCAGGACGTTCCGTATatgagaaatgtaacaatttcttTAATGCGAGAAATGAGAAATAAGAATGTCTCAGGCGAGAGTGAATTGCTCTGAATTACAGATACAGTGCAGGCCGTAGCGTTGTGTAGGCATACAATCTGTAGTTTTAGAAACAATAATACAAAAAGCTATTAAACTCACACTGTCTTCTCAATGTTAAGCGAGAACAGAAGCTACCATCATGGTTATGAAAGTAACAAATCCGACGCACAAAGCTTCAGCATTGGATTCtgtgtgaaaaacaaaacaaaatacttgTTTTGCAGTACAAATGTCTTTCTGAGGATCAGTACAACGTTAGCAAAGAAATCTTTGAAGAGCTATTACTAATTCCTTAAGCAATCAATTAGTTGCTATGAAAATCTATGGTCAGGTCAAATTGTGCATAGCAACTCTTGTTAGTCCacagatgacaaaatttgtaagTGTTCAATACTTATTGTTTCATGCAAGGATATTTACCAGACACCTAATTTTCAACTATGGATTCGAACGCGATGTCTTGGTGACAAAGTGAAATAACTCAGCCGAAGATGTATGGTACACGCACTTCTGTAATTTCCCATGCAATATGTAATCGTAGTAAAGGAATGATCGTAATATTGAGAATAAAttgttttaacaaaaaattcaaacttaatCAGTGCTGGTCTATTTTGGAAATCAGCGATTGCAGCTTAGCTAGAACTTCCGTCTCATGTATACTAGGCGTTCACTTCATTCTTatgataaatttacaatactaAGTCCAAAATTCAACAGTGTCAAGCGACTGTCCTGACTGCTGAGATGGATGTATGTGTACTACATATCAGCAGTCAGGACAGTCGCTTGACACTGTTGAATTTTGGACATAGTATtgtaaatacggctagttttcaatcgggttcgaacccacaacatacggcatcagtcgcctagcggagaggccacagagagaaccgctcggctaaatccccactctcaataaAGAgcggttcaatagccggctaagttgttacatttttcttgctgagaccgctccacacgttgtagagttcgtgaagcactcactcacgcatgctcactatcacacataaGTGAACGCCTAGTATACATGAGACTTGATCCTTAAGTTGAATAGTCCCACCACTATTAAATTATAGGACGTAGTAATGCAAGGAAGAAGAGGAGTATACGGGCTCAAAACCTATACACGACATACCTGTTGGGGATTCTGTTGTCGCTGTGAAAGTaatcaaaaaggaaaaaaaaataacaacacagttggaacttatttgggataattgaatcttcttatttttcaaatttctcaaaagtgtcaggtgccatatagttgaatgttggaatattactcataaaaataggggaataacttaaaaagaaaagcagatgagtttacatttgcaggttaaaacgaccttacttcactatccaattatcccaaattatttccaattgTGTTTTACGAAATTCAATAATTTATACACATTTACATTCAGCACTATATTCTACAAGGCAAGTGTTGTTATAAAAGGAAAGCTACGTCTATATGTCAACAGTTTTCAGTGCTAGGGTGTAAGCGTCCAGAGAGTGAaatgtttaaacttttgctcaaactctcctccATGAAACTTCAAAGTTATCTTTCGCCAAATTAAGAGTAAACATTAGGTTTCACCGtgaaaaaattgatgatggGGAAACAAGTTACATAACATTTGCCAATTccatatttggaatttcaaatggCCGCCGTCTCTCTGTTAAGTATACATGACGCGATGTATTCAGATATTTAACAGATATCTGTGTTGAATGGCAATTACACCAGCCACTGCCAGCAGATTCTGACTGGTCTATACAAAAATCCTATTTCAGTCAGTGGGACAGCTGGTTAGCTCTGCATAGTTAATGACATGCTAATGACGTTTCAATAGAAACATTGTATGTAAAAGGCCAGGGGATCAAGGTAAAGGTATATTAACTGAAAATGTACTGACGTTAAGGTTTGATTGTGAAAATGGCAAGAGGTGCGTTCagtgtattttgtgattgaCTCTACTACAGAAAAATAGTGACAGGAATTGAAATATAAAAGCAATTAGTTTGTATCGCACACTCACCCGCAGGCGCTGTACAGTTTTTGGTACCAACGTTTGTGGCAGCTGTACCGAAATCAGCACAAGCCACATTGTTTGTCGCATCAGCATCCGTCACAGTGATTGATAAGCACACTTTGGTGTAGTTTGCGCAGTTAGTGGCGTCAAGGCTTAGCGTGGCGGTGAGACCAGCAAAACTTCCCGATGACGATACAGCCGACCCGTCAGGCGCATTAGTTCCCGCTGCGGTCACTTCAGTCGATTTGGTTGAACCGTCAGCATTACTAAAGTACACCTTGACATCGCTTGGTGAGCCCCCGGAATCAGTAACCGTGTAGGCTAATGTAAAAGTAGTTGCAATGTCTGTATCAATGTAGAACACACTTGTAGCTGGAGCAGGTGACGTTACTGTCAATGTGGTAGCTGTAATGTCATCTGTAGCGGTACAAAATATACCATATTCATCTCTTACATAGATTATCAACACACGACGGAGAACAGCATTCTTTTGCTCTCACTCTCAACGTTAAGTACTCATGGAAACTAGTCACCAATAAATAAAGATATATCGCATGTAAAGATACGGAATAGGCAAATTATTTAGTGCTTAATTACATCTTTTTAACTTATTATATGGCCAAGTAAAATTGAATAAGTAAAATTTCGATCTTACAACAATTAGAAACCAAGGAGTTATGCTATATGACGAAGTAAATACAAATACAGCTTCTTTCCTCGTTACTTTCTTGAAATGACTAATACAGCGATATGGGGACAGAGTGCGAAACTTGAAGGATTACATGTCCAGACAACCGAACTTAGAATCACTCTTTGGATGTAGAAATTAGCTTACGTCACTGCCTTGCATTACGTATCGCCCCCAATGCCCAGATAAAAGGCAAGTAATAGTTACAGTGCGTGTGTACCCCTAGCCAAACTCGTTCGACTTTTTTTCGGCTTTTCGAAGTTCAGCCGATGACTTATCTCAATACGGGCAAGCAGTCTTTCACATCTTCGCAAATCCGATGTCCGTAAGGATGTGAGGCAAGGGCTTCCTTTGCTCAGAAAGTTCACCCAGCGAATATCGTAGTGCCTAAAATTTTAGTTTactttcagtgacattgtcTTGTAAAACTAGATCCAAACCATGGTCTTTTCACGAAATCACCAACGGTGTCGCGGAGTGTCACATGATACGCATACGGCCGATCGCCACGCCGATcgagtaaattaaaatgacttgtcAGGCTATCTGGCTGTACTAGAGTATAAGCTATAACTGCTTTTGTGCCAAGAAGGATGACAGTCGATGTCACATCCTCTTTCTCCGGGAAACATTTGTGCGGCAGGAAGCTTCCCGTATCTACACAATCGTGAAGAcgaagattcaaaatggcgacccgaCAAAGCGGTtacaagctttctttgtttttcgtcATTTCAAACATGTACAGACTATGCCTAACACATTACGTTTTGCAGAATtcgtttgctctgaaaatgcaAGGGGACATGGGTATCTCGTACCATTTGTCTCGTGGTCATATAAAATTATAGGTCTGTAAAAGGTCGGCGTCCAACCCAAAAACCCAGGCAACGAGcaactgtactgcagctacaacaTGCAATGCAGGTGTTTTACACATTGAAAGGAAACACTCAGGCGCGGGATCGCTccactttttataaaataaaatcaaacgcGAAAATTTTAAACTAAGACTGATACCGTCTTATTTAATACAAAGAGATGAAACTTAACCTTATCGTACTTTCCTATCTGTCCCGAACAGTATTGCTTTATCCACTCGCGCTTTGTCCTTTATAGTCAAAATCCGACTTTGATTCGGAGCCACTCGTTCCGGCTACCTGGGTTTCAAATTTGTATGCCTGTGCGCCTTCAAACCAATTCCCCTCGAAACTACtttttgaattctggtcaaTACTGTCCTAGCTGGAGCAACTTGACAAGTCCCTGTAGCTGGACCGCCGGTGTGGCTTCCATGCCGGTGTTTACTGGGCGTCTGTGAGCACTGTTTATAtagctgactttgtttgtggtctcATTTACGCAAGGACCGCTAAGCACACTTTAGTGTCAATAGCGTGGaagaaatgacgtcaattgtacCTGTTGGTCAATATGAAAATATCGCTTCTTGGCTCGGATGCAAAGTAGCCCTGCAATCACCAGGCATGAAAAAAGAGTAAAATTTCGCGCTTCGCGCACATCTTTCCGAACTGACACAATATGCAATCTATAGACCGGTCCCTTAGATAAGTTGtgccaaaaaaaattaaacaacttTGGAAATGATGACATAGGCTCTTTAGAGCCTTGATATTTGCATATCTTGAGTTATAAATGATGGGGTTTAATAAAGGAGTCTTTGTCTCTTGTTGTTACTTCATCAATTAGTTTTAGATTGTGGAGACTCTAGCCAAGTCATCGTGCGTATTAAGAGCTCATAAAAGttatatcattatttcaattaaGAGTAGtagataaaataattattttattagGAAAATCACTGTTGCATTGCATTTCAATTGAAGGTCGGTTTCTGTAAGGTAAACATTACTCGCGCCATAATTGCACTGTTCCGAAAATAGAATATAGTTATCATGGTGAAAAAACTGTAGCATAATTAATTCTGCCGCGTTATAACCAACTCTTGCAGCAAGCGTCTGAAAGATTTATGCcctacatgtattttttaaGGTTTTGTTCTGTCTTCCCAtttgaataatttcaaaatgaatgCCTTCGCCTTATGATAATGAATCACTTTTTTTACCGTAGCGACATATACATAGACAAAAgagttttgctgaaccttccaaaagtCGGATGACCTCGTTTGGCTTTGTCGTACCAGCGACATTGCTTCCCCAACGAGTCTCcattatattcaaattatatggtgCGACTATTTGAAAGGCTTTTACCATACTCTAACACCTTCAATACTGCATAACATAAAAAACAATGGCATATAAATGAAATTCCTGACACGGACTTAAAGGATATATACTTTATTAgggtttgggacttctataactgaaaaaaaaatctgaaagtgccTATATGGTATGTCGCCACCTTAAATTAGAGCTTGAACACCAAGGTTTCCGGCAACGTAAAATTTAACATACGCATGGACTTCACACTCTTAATTTATACGACCATGTCATAAAACTGCAAAAAAGTATGCCGTTAATAGTGATATCAATAAAAAGACGGattcttcattttttttctaaagctCACACCCATAAAACTTTTGCTGTTGTCCATTAATCCATGGCAGAGGAAGAGTGTTGTTTCGGACAAAGTTTCCACTGTGACACAAAAGCCAAATTATAATATCTTTCGCCATGAACACCCCCCGGTTTGCCACTTATAATTAGTCCCTATTTGATTGGTAATTGTGCTGCTTCAACTTACTCGTACACGTCTTTGTACCGGCTTTCCCATTGCCGGTTCCAAAGTCAGTGCAGGTTTCATCGTTTTCAGGGTCGTCATCTTCCGATGTAACGGACGCACACAGTTTGGAGTACTCGGTGCAGTTGGTTGCATCGAGTGTGAGTGAAGCTGTCAGATCACCGTAAGTTGAACCAGAAGCAGGAGTAGTGCCATCTGGTGCATTGGATCCTCCAGCTGTGACCTCGGTTGACTTTATCGAACCATCGGCATTGCTGAAGTACACTTTTACATCGGTTGGTGTAACAGTACCCATTGGTACGAATGTCAAGGTAAAAGTAGTTGCCACTGCTGTGCCTATTAAAAATTGCCCTGTCGCGGGAGCTGGTGATGTTACCGTCAATAAAGTAACCACTATATCgtctgaaatatgaaaatatcaaaccatACAAAATAAACGTTGGCTAGGAgcaatgataaaatatttgtaagGCGTAGTTACTGCTAAGTAATACAAGCTTTACTAACAAGCATAAAATGGCTTTCCCTTGTTGTAAAAATCAATTGTCTATGCCTCAGGCCATCCTAAGGTGATAGTACACATCtaattatgtcaacaaattaAGTTAGtatacattgtattttagaGTCATACagtcatttctgtctcgtgtCTGTTCACGTTTGTAAGAGTGGAAAGAAATTATCTTCAAATAAACAGTACTCACTTTGAGCCTGGCACAGTGCTACACACCCGATAATAGCAAATGCCACAGTTGCAAAAGAAGACCTAATAAAAGAATAATGAAATCTCGAATTACAAAGCAGGGACAGTATATGAGAGCATATTATGACGATTTACTAAACTAAGGAAACTATTCATCGTATATTGCTCTTGCAACGATTTGACATACTTCAGTTCAGTGGTGAAACGCATATTATTTAACTTCACttttctaaaatgaaaatagagTTGAGGACCTGGTTCAACTCAGTTTACACATACATTTGAACCATAGTCCAGGTTTGAAATTCCAATATTCAAATCTGATCATGAGTTCGAGATAGCAAGGTGAGAGAAAAGAAAACCAAAGCCACCTTGCTATGGGCAAGTACACCTTATGGTTGCTATTCACAGTTTAAGGACGTTTGcgcctcggaagtgaaagacttaaacttttgttcaaactttcatcagtgaaactttcaatcattcttttaacaaatcaagaatgaaactAAGGGGTCACAATGTAAATTATGGTACTATAGAAATAAAGTACCGGACATCTACTTGTACTTCAAGTTCAATATGACCGACATCCCGGTTTAAACTCCTTTAGGAAAGTAGAAATATGCTCAAAAACTAAGGCAGAGAAAAGTTGTCGTATTCCTTAAGCTTTAAAATGGGTTCCCTGAAGTGTGGTTAAAGATTGCGAGTCATTATATATGTCCCCAGGTTGCGTTCTACATCGAAGGAGTGCGCCATTTATTGTCAAAAAAGTGCACTGTATCATAACAAGGATTACTAATTAGCCAAAATTCAACAACCAGctcaataaacaaaatattagcCTAGATCGTACACTAGCACTTCCCGTCATGCCAGTCATACATCAATAAAccactttgatatttgctattaGTAAGTCAACTCGTTGAATTTCCAAAAGAAACAAGCCGTTTCAAGATGCACGAGTAGTGTCACTACCATTAAATGTCACTCAAAATACTGCGCATCGTAAAGGTATAGCAAAAGTAAAATATCGAAGGGAAATCAAAACCAATGCAAATAAGCTGAGACCATGGGCAAAAATGTAAACCAAACATCCTCCTCATGAACTTGTAGGGAATTCATATGTTTGAAAGTATCTCATATACACAATAATTTGCAATGGCTAcggatatatacatataatatacatttactataagtaaactgcatagaCGATTGTTACAAGTCTTGACGATTCTGTGAGATATTGCAAATTAATTAATAACAGCGAAATTTTAACTAGAGAACAAATACGAATAGTATAATATTATAGCCACTATGTGCAagaggagggcaaatggtctctgGACGTCTTAAGGGTACGtggtcccttgtttgggctataataatTTTACGACATGAttctcacacattttttcaaatcaaatttgtAGCAATACACGTAAATGACGATCTCATACTTTATTTTTGtgttacatgaaaaaatgtagaaaaaacTAGAGCAATTTTCATCCTCAAACGGCACATTGATATAATTACTGATTTGCGATCTTATTCATAATTGTGTAAAAACAAACGGTATTTCATATTAAAACATTTAACTTGATAATTTTTCGATCCCTTTTGTttccaagttgaaaatagtcaCGGCTCACTGTCGGTCCACTTTTGACGTAACGTATGGTATTGGTATCTGGATTTCATTTCAGCGATAATTCTATTTATGATCTAACTCAAATGACCAAGTAGATATTGCAGAAGTCATTAAAAGTAGATTCCAAAATATTAGTTCGTATTGTAAGTGATTCATTGACCTACCTCATCTTGTCAAGACGGAGTAACAGCGGTTACCTGGAAAGTGAGAAGAAAATACATAGCTGACAGAGTATCGATAGGCAAATAATTCCGTAATTCATAAATATTATAGAGAATGTTTAAGTTCACGAAGAGCCTactgaaaacatcaaaaatgaCGGGAGTATAATCTGCTTTGTGAGTAATCACCGACCGAAAAGCAACATATCGATATCAATCATAATCATTATTATGAACATGATCTACTAGTATAGATCCCTGCCCTAAAATGATCGAAATATCTCATCCTCTTCATTGAACTATACAATATAACATTTACTTAACAAGGAAGAGCAAAAGAGTTTAAGAGCATTAGGGGCATTGAGAGACAAATCAAGGGATGAGAATTCAATTATACACAAAACAATCACGATTTTGGAGGCTCTTGATTTTTAGTGTACGGACAAAAATTTTCTATAAACAGATGgaagatatttttaaaagttgaatacGATCATGACCAACAAAATCGGTGTCAGCAATTTGTAGAAAGTTGCCTGAATAAACTACTTGTCGTAGGTGCATCAGACAAAAGATAGTGTAAAAGCTATGGTTCAATGACTAGAATGTTATATGAGAAATTGGACCAGAGTTCAAAGATTAATTACTGTATGCCAATAACGTTTTGTACTTATGATTTATATTACTTTTATTTGAGAGACCGCCTGATGGTATTCTGACTTTTAAACGAtgttaatgatgaaaattgtctcGGAAGAGTTTTTGTGTCTTCGCATGTTATGTGGCCTGTTAGCCTCTCCACTCTGAGGAATCCCCAGTGGTTGTACTCCTGTGTTAAGCATTATTAAAGTAAGAGTATCGAAGCatgatattgttatgtagggAAATTCAGATGTTATTTAAGCGGCATGGGACATCTGATAGAGCCATCTCTCTTGAGTGTTGAAGTTTGTAATCTACCTAAAAATATGAGGGGCGAAATCAAGCTAGTGACAGGATTAAATCTTAATCAAACTTGATACTAGCGACATAATTTTAGCTCGCTGTTCAGAGTCTGTAACGTTAGGAAAGTCTATTGTAAGTACTGGAAGTTTAATTGAAATTGCAACCACTATCCGCGTCTTCAAGCTTGGACGCGACTGAGAGCCGCATAGAAACCATCTTTCATAGAAGGCCTCGCACATACTGTATAGTGGTGTACATTGCGGGCACTTTTTTAATTCGTACAGTAAAACCACACGTTTCCGGCAGTTTAATTATTAAGCAATATTGTAAAGCTGTAAATGCAGATAGTGTGAAACATAGCTATCTTCTAATTAGTCAGGATAAAAGCTCACCTGCAAGAtactgtatttggtgttttcttgAGTAGCTTCTATCAGCTTCGCCCTATGAGCTAATGTACAAACACTGCATGGAGCCATATTTTATACTCTACGCTTGGCAACAACTGAGGGTGTGACTTTCTGTCATTGGTCAAAGATTAGGAACACTCGTTTCCAATTGGTTGTGCGTGCAATGAGGGATATAGGTTGGGCTGTCTTCCAAAGCACGCCATTGTGGCAATATTGGCGTCGCAATTCTTTTGGTTCATTGTGTCCCAGTTTTTTGCCTGTCAGCACCTTTCCAAAAAGCCCAATACATTTGAGCAATATCTCTATTGTACACCTTAAAACCAATCAACCATGTTGCCGAGGCGCTGAGTATTagaaagaaaccaaaacgagtgTCAGGTCTCAGTATAAATTAATGAGAATTGACAAAATCTCAAGAGCAGCGCAAAAGTTTCGTATTTTTTCGGGTCATCCCTATTTGAGTGACCTCTACTTTGTACTTCGTTGTATCAGAATGTAATTTTTGGTCGTCAGCACCATGGCAACTGCCACAGGGGTTAAGCATACTACATAGCCCTTGATAACTAGGTAATGTCGTCAACGTTGCTCGAGGCAGCAGACAATGCGTTTTATATACATGACGTTTGACACGTGGGATGTTTACTTCATACAGTAGCAGTTTGAATTTAGTCTCACGATATCTCCTACTCAGCCCTGTAGCTACGTAGTAAATACGTCTATATCATTTTTGGCTAACGTTGAAAGTTCGACTAGCTTTATAAGACACCTCACTGTCGTTCAAACAACGACAATCAAGTACTTGTTGAACTGCAAAGACAATAATGTTCAAGTATCACTTCAAAAAACTCGATGGGCACCAATAATAGCGTCGCTCAAACTATTCATTCAGTGTGTATTGAGTGAACAGGACGTTTCGGGTCAATACGTATTAGAGCCGTCGGCAGAAATGCTTTCAAGCTTTCGTGTTTTCCacgttttaaaatgttttgaaaatatgcCCCACTGGGACAAATTGTGAAATGTTGTCTGTACAATCTGCTTGCCAGTTGTACAATAAATGTTCATAAcgatatgcatatttaaaagggagctgcacccaacacagcgctttttgaataagaggcattttaattatGTTAATCATTTTTTGATTACTTTTTTGAGTATCACTATTTCAACCCGTGCCATTTTAAAAAtgactttaaaaataaaatagtcatttttccCCACATGTACTGTTGTTTCAAGTTAAATAGTACATATCAGAAATGTTACCAATATTTTTACTCCAactaatttttatcattaataccaaaattgaggttttttacccccaAATATACAGCCTTCATTCTTTGACTAAACTATTGTTGCCCTGATATCTTTAGATTGTGTGCTTAACCGTGTTGGCAAAATGCAGCCCAAACTTAAAGAGAAGTATAAAAGTACAATTTTCCCCTAGTATTgataaataaaaagtaaaattatctAATATGTTAGATATCTAAGTAATAAACTGTTGGGTTACGGTCTATTTTCTCCATTGTTCGTTCACGTTCTTAAGACTGCTTTGGTAGGCAAGTTGTTATTGGTGTTGCTGGCTATGATTTATTTCTCTTTGAAATTCACAAGTCCAATTCAAGTTTTTTGACGCTTctaaaacagagagagagagagagagagagagagagagagagagagagagagagagagagagagagagagagagagagagagagagagagagagagagagagagagagagagagagagacagacagacagacagacagacagagagagagagagacagacagacagacagacagacagacagacagacagaccgataAAGAAGAATACACATTTTtgcagacagacatacaaaatCTGTTGGCAAGTTTAGATACCACATTCCATTGTAATGCAAATATCTAACTTTCTACAGGCGGCATGCCGACCATCCGATCGAATGAAAGACGGTAGAAGTTTAAGGTGGTCACAAATATAGACAGGAACTGAACACACAAACTGTAACACACTGCACTCAGTGCCAAATATTGAAGATATCGAGTTTTTTACTTGAACTGTAATGACACAATTGCCTAGGCTTCACTTCGACGAACTCGATGTGCACCAACAATAGC is a window encoding:
- the LOC139124248 gene encoding mucin-22-like, with the translated sequence MRSSFATVAFAIIGCVALCQAQNDIVVTLLTVTSPAPATGQFLIGTAVATTFTLTFVPMGTVTPTDVKVYFSNADGSIKSTEVTAGGSNAPDGTTPASGSTYGDLTASLTLDATNCTEYSKLCASVTSEDDDPENDETCTDFGTGNGKAGTKTCTNDITATTLTVTSPAPATSVFYIDTDIATTFTLAYTVTDSGGSPSDVKVYFSNADGSTKSTEVTAAGTNAPDGSAVSSSGSFAGLTATLSLDATNCANYTKVCLSITVTDADATNNVACADFGTAATNVGTKNCTAPAATTESPTESNAEALCVGFVTFITMMVASVLA